The Candidatus Eremiobacteraceae bacterium genome includes the window CTGCGCCGCCGGACGCGCGATGCGCAGACGTCGTTGCGCCAAACGTTCGCGCGCGCGCAAGAAGAGCGCCGGGGCAGGCTGGCGGGTGCAGCGGCCGGGCTGCGAGCGCTTGGACCATACCGGACGCTGGCGCGGGGCTACGCGATCGTGTTCGACGACAAAGGCCATGTCGTCACCGACGCGCGGCGCACCGCGGTCGGCCAGCCGATAGACGTTCTGCTCAAGGCCGGCGCCTTGGAGGCGCAGGTCACGGGCAAGGAGGAGCGCGATGGGCGACTCGACCTCGAAGAAGAAGACTAAGCCCGATGAGGGCCCGTCGTTCGAGGTCGCGCTCGCGCGCCTCGAAGCGATCGTCGAGAAGCTGGACGACGGCAACCTGCCGCTCGCGCAGGCGCTCTCCTTATATAAGGAAGGCAACGCGCTGGCCAAGCGCTGCCGCACGCTCTTGACGGAAGCCGAAGTGGAAGTGAAGGAAGCGCTAGCCGCGGACAAAGCCGAGCTCGTCTGACGTGAGGGGCGCGTGAAGCGGCGCCGGCTCGACGTCGCGGTGGCCGAGAAACTCGGCACGTCGCGCACTCGCGCCCAGGCGTTGATCGTCGAGGGCCGGGTACGCATCGATGGCGAGCCGCGTCTCAAAGCCGGTGAGCTCGTGTCGACCGATGCGGTGCTCGACGTCGAAGACGATGCGCGCTACGTCAGCCGCGGCGGGGCGAAACTCGAGCGCGCGCTTGACGAGTTCGGCTGGTCTCCCGCCGGTCTGCGATGTCTCGACGTCGGCGCGTCCACCGGCGGGTTCACCGACTGCATGCTGCAACGCGGCGCAGCCGCCGTGACGGCGGTCGATGTCGGCTACGGCCAGATCGCCTGGTCGCTGCGCAACGACCCTCGCGTTCGGCTCTTCGAGCGCTGCAACTTCCGGCATGCGACGGCCGAGCAGCTGGGGGGACCGTTTCAATTCGCGTGCGCCGACGTCTCGTTCATCTCGCTCGCCAAGCTCGCACCGGCGATGGCGGCGATGCTCGAATCGGAGTCCCGTTGCGTCGTGCTCGTCAAACCGCAATTCGAAGCGGGTCGAGAGTGGGTGATGCGCGGGGGCGTCGTGCGCGATCCGCAGGGCCACACGCAAGCCATCGAAGCCGTGGCGACGGCTTTTGCTTCGTGCGGCCTGGCGCCGGTCGCATTGACCTATTCACCGCTCTTGGGGCCGGCGGGCAACATCGAATTCTTGCTCGGCGCGCAGCTCGATGGAGAGACGCGCTCTTTGGACGTGGCGGGGGTTGTCCGAAAGGCCCACGAAACGCTCGAGAAATGAAGGCCGGCGAGCATCTGAAGGTCTCCAACCTCGCGCTCTACGTGGACACGCAGCGGCCTGAGGCCGTTGCCGCGGCGAAGAAGGTGGCCGGCTTGGCGGCGCAGTCCGGCGTCAAGCTGCTGCTGGCGGAAAAGCAAGCGGATTCCCTCCATCTCAATGGCGCCGGCACCGCGACCTTTCCGATGTCGGCGGACCTGCTCATCTCGCTCGGCGGCGACGGCACGCTGCTGCGCGCGGCCCACCTCGCGGCATCGTTCGACGTGCCGATCATCGGCGTCGATTTCGGACGCATGGGCTTCTTGACGCAGATCGAGCGCACGGACTTCGAGCACGTGCTGCCGCGGCTGCTGCGCGACGGGTTTGAGACCGAGGCGCGCACAGCGTTGGATGCTCGCCTGCTCGGCTCCGAACAGCATTTCTTCGCGCTCAACGATATCTATTTGGATCGCAGCCATCACGGCAACCTTATGTCGCTCGGCATCTGGATCAGCGGCCAACAGGTCGCCGACATCCCGGCAGACGGCATCGTGATCGCTAGCCCCACCGGCTCGACCGCGTACTTCCTGTCCGCCGGCGGTCCCATCATGGCGCCTGGACTGGACGCGTTCGGCATCGCTCCGATCAATCCGCACACGTTGTTCTCGCGCCCGCTGGTCGTGAGCGCCGCTGAGACGATCCGCATCTCGGTGCCCAAGGACGAGCGCGGCGCAAATCTGTATGTCGACGGCAAGCTCGAGGCCGATGTGCCGCCTGACTCGGTCGTCGAGATCGTGCGTGCCGCACGTAAGGTGAAGTTCGTGCGCCTGGACGAGCGTCATTTCTTCGCGATGCTCGAGCGCAAATTGCATTGGGGCGTTTCGATCAAACGCTCGCTCGAGTAGATGCTTCGTTCGCTGACCGTGCAGGGTTTTGGGCTCATCGACCGCACGTCGGTCGAGCTCAAGCCGGGTCTCAACGCGTTCACCGGCGAGACCGGCGGCGGCAAGTCGATGGTCATCGACGCATTGGGCTTCGTGTTCGGCGAGCGAGCGGGCCCCGACGTCGTGCGCGCGGGCGCCGACAAAGCGACGGTGTTTGCCGAGCTGCACGCGGATGGTCCGGCACTAACATGGTTGCGTGACAACGGGCTCGAGGCCGACGACGACGCGCTGGTGCTCAGTCGCGAGTATTCGGCCAACGGCCGATCATCCGCACGCGTGAACGGCAAACCGGTGACCGCCGGCCAGCTGCGCGAGCTCGCGGACATCGTGCTCGACGTCGTCGGACAACACGAGCATCAGCGACTGCTTCAGCCGGCGCAACACCTCGAACTGCTCGATGCCTATGCGGGCGAAGCAGCCCTTGCCAAACGGGCGGACGTTGCCGCGCTCGTGACCGAGGTGCGAGCCCTCGCGCGCGAGCTCGAAGAGCTGCGCACGTCGGGTGACCAATCGCTGCGCGCGCTCGAGGATGCGCGCTTCGCGGCCCAAGAAATCCGTGAAGCGAAGTTGGAGCCGGGCGAGTTAGACGCGCTGCGAGAACGGCGCACGATGCTGGCCCACGCCGCGAAGATCGCGCAGGCTGTCGAGACGGCGATCGAGGCGATTGACGACGCCGACCGCGGGGCGACGACGCAACTCGGCCGCGCGGCAGTTGCGCTCGGTGGCGTGTCCGGTTATGCGTTATCGCTGCGCGACTTCAGCGATCAGGCCAAAGGCTTGCAGAGCAGCGCACAGGATCTGAGCTTCGCGTTGGCCGCTTTGCGCGAAGAAGGCGCCTTCGACCCGGCGCAGGTCGATGAGGTCGAGAACCGGCTGGCGCTACTGGAGCGCGTGTTGAAGAAATACGGACCAACGCTCGAGGATGCGGTGGCAGCGCGCGCGCGCTTCGAAGCTGCGGCCGGCAAGCTCGAGAATCGCGAAGGTGAAATGCGACGTCTCGAAGGCGCAAGAGCTGAACGGGAAGCCAAACTAGGTGAGGCCGGCGCGGAACTCACCAAACAACGGAAGGCCGCGGCAAGCCGCCTGGCAACACGTGTCGAGAGCGAGCTGCAGCGGCTCAACATGCGCGGGGCGACATTCGCGTGCTCGATCGAGCCGGCGGCCGAAATCGCATCAACCGGCGCGGACCGCATCGAGTTCGTCGCGGCGCTCAATCCCAAAGAGCCGCAGCGCCCGATAGCAAGATCGGCCTCAGGTGGAGAACTCGCCCGGCTGCTGCTCGCACTCAAGCTCGCCTTCGCGAAGGTGGACCCGCATCCGGTCGTCGTGCTCGACGAGATCGATGCGGGCATCGGCGGAGCAGCGGCGGCCGCGGTTGGCGAACGCATCGCCGAGCTGGCGGAACATGTGCAGGTGTTGTGCGTGACCCACCTCGCGCAGATCGCGACCTTCGCCGGGCACAACGTGGTGATGGAGAAGATGAACAAGCAAGGGCGCTCGGTGATCGCGGCGCGCACGCTGTCGGATAAGGAAGAAGTGCGCGCGGAGATCGCGCGCATGCTTGCCGGCGACTCGGAGAGCAGCGAAGCGCTCCGGCACGCCGAAGCGCTGCTCAAGAAACGGCGGGCCGGCTGATGAAACGGATGTTGCTCGCGATGCCTGCAGCCGCTGCGCTCATGGCCGCATTCTCTGGGATCGCGTTCGGTTCAGCGCTACACGGCACGGTGATTCGCTCCGATACGCGCGACGCAGTTCCGAACGCGTTGGTCGAGGCTTATCATGAACCAGATGACGGCCTCGCGGCGATTGTCACAACCGACGCGAACGGCGACTTTTCTCTGTCTGACCTGCCGGCCGGCCGCTACCACCTGATCTTGCACGCACCGCCGTTGTTTGACACGTCTGTCCAGGGCATCAGCCTCCGACCATCCGAAGATTCGCAGCTGCCGCTACCCTTGACAATGGAGATGGCGTACATCCAATTCATCCCGATCGGCACGGCGTTTGATCCGAAGCACCAAGCGCGAGTACGCGGCGTAGTCATGGGAGCCATCACCGAT containing:
- the xseB gene encoding exodeoxyribonuclease VII small subunit, with translation MGDSTSKKKTKPDEGPSFEVALARLEAIVEKLDDGNLPLAQALSLYKEGNALAKRCRTLLTEAEVEVKEALAADKAELV
- a CDS encoding NAD(+)/NADH kinase, yielding MKAGEHLKVSNLALYVDTQRPEAVAAAKKVAGLAAQSGVKLLLAEKQADSLHLNGAGTATFPMSADLLISLGGDGTLLRAAHLAASFDVPIIGVDFGRMGFLTQIERTDFEHVLPRLLRDGFETEARTALDARLLGSEQHFFALNDIYLDRSHHGNLMSLGIWISGQQVADIPADGIVIASPTGSTAYFLSAGGPIMAPGLDAFGIAPINPHTLFSRPLVVSAAETIRISVPKDERGANLYVDGKLEADVPPDSVVEIVRAARKVKFVRLDERHFFAMLERKLHWGVSIKRSLE
- a CDS encoding TlyA family RNA methyltransferase, whose protein sequence is MKRRRLDVAVAEKLGTSRTRAQALIVEGRVRIDGEPRLKAGELVSTDAVLDVEDDARYVSRGGAKLERALDEFGWSPAGLRCLDVGASTGGFTDCMLQRGAAAVTAVDVGYGQIAWSLRNDPRVRLFERCNFRHATAEQLGGPFQFACADVSFISLAKLAPAMAAMLESESRCVVLVKPQFEAGREWVMRGGVVRDPQGHTQAIEAVATAFASCGLAPVALTYSPLLGPAGNIEFLLGAQLDGETRSLDVAGVVRKAHETLEK
- a CDS encoding carboxypeptidase-like regulatory domain-containing protein, with the protein product MKRMLLAMPAAAALMAAFSGIAFGSALHGTVIRSDTRDAVPNALVEAYHEPDDGLAAIVTTDANGDFSLSDLPAGRYHLILHAPPLFDTSVQGISLRPSEDSQLPLPLTMEMAYIQFIPIGTAFDPKHQARVRGVVMGAITDPDGRTTTRPLKGVQVSLLRLWANQPAGTATTDSAGTFAIGLLMPGSYTLQVEGVADSVSLELLPGSNVLVATPVVVFDRRWVDIYEGPDPCGRLVQPGQTSDTYIVCGESLTANQ
- the recN gene encoding DNA repair protein RecN gives rise to the protein MLRSLTVQGFGLIDRTSVELKPGLNAFTGETGGGKSMVIDALGFVFGERAGPDVVRAGADKATVFAELHADGPALTWLRDNGLEADDDALVLSREYSANGRSSARVNGKPVTAGQLRELADIVLDVVGQHEHQRLLQPAQHLELLDAYAGEAALAKRADVAALVTEVRALARELEELRTSGDQSLRALEDARFAAQEIREAKLEPGELDALRERRTMLAHAAKIAQAVETAIEAIDDADRGATTQLGRAAVALGGVSGYALSLRDFSDQAKGLQSSAQDLSFALAALREEGAFDPAQVDEVENRLALLERVLKKYGPTLEDAVAARARFEAAAGKLENREGEMRRLEGARAEREAKLGEAGAELTKQRKAAASRLATRVESELQRLNMRGATFACSIEPAAEIASTGADRIEFVAALNPKEPQRPIARSASGGELARLLLALKLAFAKVDPHPVVVLDEIDAGIGGAAAAAVGERIAELAEHVQVLCVTHLAQIATFAGHNVVMEKMNKQGRSVIAARTLSDKEEVRAEIARMLAGDSESSEALRHAEALLKKRRAG